The Cellulophaga sp. L1A9 genome window below encodes:
- a CDS encoding RNA polymerase sigma factor: MELQIDDSVLVRNYINGEEKALEVLINRHNQRISSFIYSKVLDRDITEDIFQDTFIKVIKTLRKGSYSEEGKFLPWVMRIAHNLVIDHFRKNKRMPMFEGSDDFNIFSVIGDDQLNVEKQLIKDQIDSDLNLLIEELPEDQKEVLMMRIYKDMSFKEISENTGVSINTALGRMRYALINLRKVIEKNNIVLTN, translated from the coding sequence ATGGAACTACAGATTGATGACTCAGTATTAGTAAGAAATTATATCAACGGAGAAGAGAAAGCTCTAGAGGTTTTAATCAACCGCCACAACCAGAGAATTTCTAGCTTTATTTATTCTAAAGTATTAGATAGAGATATTACAGAAGATATCTTTCAAGATACTTTTATTAAAGTCATTAAAACGCTTAGAAAAGGATCTTATAGTGAAGAAGGTAAATTTTTACCTTGGGTAATGCGAATTGCACATAACCTAGTTATAGATCATTTTAGAAAAAACAAAAGAATGCCAATGTTTGAAGGCAGTGATGATTTTAATATCTTTTCTGTAATTGGTGATGATCAATTGAATGTTGAAAAGCAGTTGATTAAAGACCAGATTGACAGTGACTTAAATCTTTTAATAGAGGAATTGCCAGAGGATCAAAAAGAAGTTTTGATGATGCGTATCTATAAGGATATGAGTTTCAAAGAAATATCTGAGAATACAGGTGTTAGTATTAATACGGCTTTAGGTAGAATGCGATATGCTTTAATTAACCTTAGAAAGGTAATTGAAAAGAACAATATCGTTTTAACGAATTAA
- the nth gene encoding endonuclease III: MTKSEKIDFTIEKLKELYPTIPVPLDHKDPYTLLIAVLMSAQCTDVRVNQITPLLFAKADNPYDMIKLTVEEIRAIIRPVGLSPMKAKGIHGLSQMLVDKYNGIVPQELELLEEFPAVGHKTASVVVSQAFGIPAFPVDTHIHRLMYRWGFTNGKNVVQTEKDAKRLFPKEIWNDLHLQIIWYGREYSPARGWNLEEDIITKTIGRKTVLEAYYKTKKSR; encoded by the coding sequence ATGACAAAATCAGAAAAAATAGACTTTACCATTGAGAAACTCAAAGAATTATACCCAACAATACCTGTTCCACTAGATCATAAAGATCCCTATACCTTACTCATTGCAGTACTTATGTCTGCACAATGTACTGATGTTAGAGTCAACCAAATTACCCCTTTGTTATTTGCGAAAGCAGACAACCCCTACGATATGATTAAACTTACGGTTGAAGAAATACGTGCTATTATTCGTCCTGTTGGTCTATCTCCTATGAAGGCAAAAGGGATTCACGGATTATCACAAATGTTGGTTGATAAATATAATGGTATTGTTCCTCAAGAATTGGAATTGCTAGAAGAATTCCCTGCGGTGGGTCATAAAACAGCGAGCGTTGTCGTTTCTCAAGCATTCGGGATTCCTGCATTTCCTGTAGACACCCATATTCATAGATTAATGTATCGCTGGGGCTTTACCAATGGAAAAAATGTAGTTCAAACAGAAAAAGATGCAAAACGTTTATTTCCAAAAGAAATTTGGAACGATTTACATCTGCAAATTATATGGTACGGACGTGAATATTCGCCTGCAAGAGGCTGGAATTTGGAAGAGGATATTATTACTAAAACTATAGGCAGAAAAACAGTGTTAGAGGCCTATTATAAAACTAAAAAAAGCCGCTAA
- the bcp gene encoding thioredoxin-dependent thiol peroxidase, translating to MQTLKIGDKVPSFSVNDQDGNIINLSDYSGKKLIVFFYPKASTPGCTAEACNLRDNYTELKSQGYELLGVSADSEKRQANFKNKYEFPFPLLADEDHTVINAFGVWGPKKFMGKTYDGIHRMTFVVDENGVVSNVIEKVKTKDHAAQLLA from the coding sequence ATGCAAACTTTAAAAATAGGAGATAAGGTTCCTTCATTTTCTGTGAATGATCAAGATGGGAATATCATAAACCTTTCTGATTACTCGGGTAAAAAATTAATTGTATTTTTTTATCCTAAAGCTAGTACGCCAGGATGTACAGCCGAAGCTTGTAATTTACGGGATAATTATACCGAATTAAAGTCACAAGGATATGAGTTGTTAGGAGTAAGTGCCGATTCAGAAAAAAGACAAGCTAATTTTAAAAATAAATATGAATTCCCTTTTCCTTTGTTAGCAGACGAAGACCATACTGTAATTAATGCTTTTGGGGTTTGGGGTCCTAAAAAATTTATGGGAAAAACGTATGATGGTATTCATCGTATGACTTTTGTAGTAGACGAAAACGGTGTGGTATCAAATGTTATTGAAAAAGTAAAAACTAAAGATCACGCAGCACAATTATTAGCCTAA
- a CDS encoding TonB-dependent receptor, whose translation MTSVLRKDTAFENIPSIKSKTLRINLNPDIYGTFSEIGAGQETSGHFFRSGGASGTIAKAMSAYDKDFSDAIYGIEEDGRYVTQSRLKKMLTHEMMNMEDRISRKKHPERLFFSYANTVATIDFSKRYKGHGWLGIRYQLDPTQKEYDEIIIHVRFKQNEARLQQETLGILGVNLIYGAFYKHDQPRKILKYLYDHLDKDTLEVDMINFSGPNFKNVDNRLMSLQLIKNDMTDAVMFGPDGNNLLPAAVLYKKNILALRGSFRPVTKVNMDMLKKSHDIFIRETSVEEKNTIVIFEITLSNLKASGEIDEQDFMDRAELLCSLGHTVMISKFQEYFKLVEYFNNYTKAKIGLTMGVNNLVDIFDEKYYRHLSGGILEAFGKLFFKDLKVYLYPMKNEETGQIMTSNNVKVHPRMKELYKFFKYNGKVMDIIDYDPDILHIFSRDVLKKIINNEEGWEEVLPEGIAEIIKKRSLFKRKKIDAEKENEV comes from the coding sequence ATGACTTCTGTTTTAAGAAAGGATACTGCATTTGAAAATATCCCCTCAATAAAATCTAAAACGCTTCGTATAAATCTCAACCCTGATATTTACGGAACATTTTCAGAAATTGGTGCTGGCCAAGAAACGTCTGGACATTTTTTTAGATCTGGTGGAGCCTCTGGCACCATTGCAAAAGCAATGAGTGCATATGATAAAGATTTTAGTGATGCTATTTATGGCATAGAAGAAGACGGACGTTACGTTACGCAATCACGATTGAAAAAAATGTTGACTCACGAGATGATGAACATGGAAGATCGTATTAGCCGAAAAAAACATCCAGAGCGTTTATTTTTCTCTTATGCAAATACTGTCGCAACCATTGATTTCTCTAAAAGATATAAAGGTCACGGATGGCTAGGAATTAGATATCAGTTAGATCCTACTCAAAAAGAATATGATGAGATCATAATTCATGTTCGTTTTAAACAAAATGAAGCTCGTTTACAACAAGAAACTCTTGGAATTCTGGGTGTAAATCTTATTTATGGTGCTTTTTACAAGCATGATCAGCCTAGAAAAATTCTTAAATATTTATACGACCATTTAGATAAGGATACGTTAGAAGTTGATATGATCAATTTCTCTGGTCCTAATTTTAAAAATGTAGACAACCGTTTAATGAGTTTGCAGCTTATTAAAAATGATATGACCGACGCCGTAATGTTCGGTCCTGACGGGAATAATTTATTACCCGCTGCTGTTTTATATAAGAAAAACATTCTTGCCTTACGGGGTAGCTTTAGACCTGTGACTAAGGTAAATATGGATATGCTCAAGAAGTCTCATGATATTTTTATTAGAGAGACGAGTGTTGAAGAAAAAAATACTATTGTAATTTTTGAAATTACTTTATCTAACCTAAAAGCTTCAGGAGAGATAGATGAACAAGATTTTATGGACAGGGCAGAACTTTTATGTTCTCTTGGTCATACCGTAATGATTTCTAAGTTTCAAGAGTACTTTAAATTAGTAGAATACTTTAATAATTATACGAAGGCGAAAATTGGTTTAACCATGGGGGTAAATAACCTCGTGGATATTTTCGATGAAAAATACTACCGTCATTTAAGTGGTGGTATTCTAGAGGCTTTTGGTAAATTATTCTTTAAAGATTTAAAGGTGTACTTGTACCCAATGAAAAATGAAGAAACGGGACAAATCATGACCAGTAATAATGTTAAGGTACACCCGCGTATGAAAGAATTATATAAATTCTTTAAATACAATGGTAAAGTGATGGATATTATTGACTACGATCCTGATATTTTACATATTTTCTCTAGAGATGTTCTAAAGAAAATTATCAATAATGAAGAAGGCTGGGAAGAAGTATTGCCTGAAGGTATTGCCGAAATAATCAAAAAAAGAAGTTTATTTAAGCGAAAAAAAATCGACGCTGAAAAAGAGAACGAAGTATAG